From a region of the Myxococcus stipitatus genome:
- a CDS encoding response regulator, translating to MERRVLIVESQNDFALSMATVLKSAGYQTAMAATATDAQRELEKRRPDLVVLRAELPDQSGFTLCGQIKKGKWGQNLKVLLLSSDTGVEGLTQHRQTPGAADGYLVIPFEMGELASLSTGIVPPGADESEASLDAALAGNAPREAPPPMPAIRTSAGGPPKLPKRERRSAMTDEDRAFLDRAFQSIADRKAELLAESRQLKRPPPRRELMGTPEGKIQILRDELKTREAQLARLSEIWSVRERELLSGEDRLHEKDVELQGLKMQVDDLLRRFNEAQQAMLQKEREHGATVDDLLLQKFSAEKDLIEVVASKEKDINLLRKEVHNREDELARRGGELDHLRGEHDKLEKHLGVVTLEFEVKEQKLQDALRAQEAESARLGKRGDDFEAELGRTISERDQRYAELDGEIQALQERLQQTEQERDTTVRGLEARASAAEEHGARADAEITRLNAERDALEARLGQQVADLESDLARTTSERDQLRLDKDAQEAELNQRVEDRDAKIATLDRELAETIARNEHTEAELNSSIQQQLERIGELEGEVEAVKAHLADREAELTGELQALTEAKNALEEDLTGRLEALRVAKDALEQDLTGRLEELRAAKAEQEADLTGQIQALTAQLEEAQRHGDQLQGRVTDLEDTVAQRDASIEGLQGEVATRDQRIAELSGDLEATSQTLAQTQDTLGRTEQQLAETQGLLARTEESLSETRGELEATSQTLADTQARLAQTEEALSSTRGELEATSQTLAQTQDTLGRTEATLADTQERLAQTEGTLAETRGELEATSQTLAQTQNTLEETRDELGTTTARRDALQVDLDDTRARLQDTHDALTRTTAERDQRTAELHALGQAKDALEQDLTGQIGQLRGELSETLGNYEAERAAHEKLAAETSAQIEALTNERDGLRSELEATSQTLLQTQEALAATRDHLAREQQAHAGTRQQAAATQSGLEAELNDARNQVEDLGEQLTITKHELGAKVAEVTHLTSQLAQVEDARATLKERLDTLTEESQRREELLQNDLATKGKELSDTLRKLTQVTQEKMRQAEVLNREVATRTEQLKALETKLQTQAADAKRHADGLGQQMAGLNNQLELAKKALGERDEQLRAANVAHQKLGQERDGVAAQLQQSEARLQQQTQAAAQERADAKRAADELAAKLAKAEQRVAQLTQEAQKSAAEHDAKAKDLQAQLAARAKKAQDLELALENAQGAKARAEKELNAKVSAAEGKANEAAARLATAQKERKDLEARQAKELEDLSAKQKAELERRDAIKAQEVARLQQSVQEKSKALKVAELELARFKSKAPATPAPVAAKAAKAAPPPEDDDLAIRTQLNQTIPPAAAAPAPAAKAPKAAAKSAPAAKKAPAPAPTPVGLGEESEPTDRTMVVQLPNAAAKEDDDWTALVDELDK from the coding sequence ATGGAGCGCCGCGTCCTCATCGTTGAAAGTCAGAACGACTTCGCCCTCAGCATGGCGACCGTGCTCAAGAGCGCGGGCTACCAGACCGCCATGGCGGCGACGGCCACGGATGCGCAACGCGAGCTGGAGAAGCGCCGACCGGATCTCGTCGTCCTCCGGGCCGAGCTGCCGGATCAGTCCGGGTTCACGTTGTGCGGGCAGATCAAGAAGGGAAAGTGGGGACAGAACCTCAAGGTCCTGTTGCTCTCCTCCGACACGGGCGTCGAGGGGCTGACCCAGCACCGGCAGACGCCGGGCGCCGCGGACGGCTACCTCGTCATCCCCTTCGAGATGGGTGAGCTGGCGTCGCTCAGCACCGGCATCGTCCCACCGGGCGCCGACGAATCGGAGGCGTCGCTGGACGCCGCGCTCGCGGGCAACGCGCCCCGAGAGGCTCCGCCTCCCATGCCGGCGATCCGCACCAGCGCCGGAGGGCCGCCGAAGCTGCCGAAGCGCGAGCGCCGCAGCGCGATGACGGACGAGGATCGCGCCTTCCTGGATCGCGCCTTCCAGTCCATCGCCGACCGCAAGGCGGAGCTGCTCGCGGAGTCGCGCCAGCTCAAGCGCCCGCCCCCCCGCCGCGAGCTGATGGGCACGCCGGAGGGGAAGATCCAGATCCTCCGCGACGAGCTCAAGACGCGCGAGGCCCAGCTCGCGCGCCTCTCCGAGATCTGGAGCGTGCGCGAGCGCGAGCTGCTGTCCGGCGAGGACCGCCTCCACGAGAAGGACGTGGAGCTGCAGGGCCTGAAGATGCAGGTGGATGACCTGCTGCGGCGCTTCAACGAGGCCCAGCAGGCCATGCTCCAGAAGGAGCGCGAGCACGGCGCCACCGTGGACGACCTGCTCCTCCAGAAGTTCTCGGCGGAGAAGGACCTCATCGAGGTCGTCGCCTCCAAGGAGAAGGACATCAACCTCCTGCGCAAGGAGGTCCACAACCGCGAAGACGAGCTGGCGCGTCGCGGCGGCGAGCTGGACCACCTGCGCGGCGAGCACGACAAGCTGGAGAAGCACCTCGGCGTCGTCACGCTCGAGTTCGAGGTCAAGGAGCAGAAGCTCCAGGACGCCCTGCGCGCCCAGGAGGCGGAGAGCGCGCGGCTGGGCAAGCGCGGCGACGACTTCGAGGCGGAGCTGGGCCGCACCATCAGCGAGCGGGATCAGCGCTACGCCGAGCTGGACGGAGAGATCCAGGCCCTCCAGGAACGGCTCCAGCAGACCGAGCAGGAGCGCGACACCACCGTGCGGGGCCTGGAGGCCCGGGCCTCCGCCGCCGAGGAGCACGGCGCGCGGGCGGACGCGGAGATCACCCGGCTCAACGCCGAGCGCGACGCGCTGGAGGCGCGCCTCGGCCAGCAGGTCGCGGACCTCGAGTCGGACCTGGCGCGCACCACCAGCGAGCGGGATCAACTCCGGCTGGACAAGGACGCCCAGGAGGCGGAGCTCAACCAGCGCGTCGAGGACCGCGACGCGAAGATCGCCACGCTCGACCGCGAGCTGGCGGAGACCATCGCCCGCAACGAGCACACCGAGGCGGAGCTCAACTCCTCCATCCAGCAGCAGCTGGAGCGCATCGGCGAGCTGGAGGGCGAGGTCGAGGCCGTCAAGGCGCACCTCGCGGACCGCGAGGCCGAGCTGACGGGTGAACTCCAGGCCCTCACCGAGGCGAAGAACGCCCTCGAGGAGGACCTCACCGGCCGGCTCGAGGCGCTGCGGGTCGCCAAGGACGCGCTGGAGCAGGACCTCACCGGCCGGCTCGAGGAGCTGCGCGCGGCCAAGGCCGAGCAGGAGGCGGACCTCACCGGGCAGATCCAGGCCCTCACCGCCCAGTTGGAGGAGGCGCAGCGGCACGGCGACCAGCTCCAGGGCCGCGTGACGGACCTGGAGGACACCGTCGCCCAACGCGACGCCAGCATCGAGGGGCTCCAGGGCGAGGTCGCGACGCGCGACCAGCGCATCGCCGAGCTGAGCGGGGACCTCGAGGCCACCAGCCAGACGCTCGCCCAGACGCAGGACACACTGGGTCGCACCGAGCAGCAGCTCGCGGAGACGCAGGGCCTGCTCGCGCGGACGGAGGAGTCCCTCTCCGAGACGCGCGGCGAGCTGGAGGCCACCAGCCAGACGCTGGCCGACACCCAGGCGCGGCTCGCCCAGACGGAGGAGGCGCTGTCCTCCACGCGCGGCGAGCTGGAGGCCACCAGCCAGACGCTCGCCCAGACGCAGGACACGCTGGGTCGCACCGAGGCGACCCTCGCCGACACCCAGGAGCGCCTGGCCCAGACGGAGGGCACGCTGGCGGAGACGCGCGGCGAGCTGGAGGCCACCAGCCAGACGCTCGCGCAGACGCAGAACACCCTCGAGGAGACGCGCGACGAGCTGGGCACCACCACCGCGCGGCGCGACGCGCTCCAGGTCGACCTGGACGACACGCGCGCCCGCCTCCAGGACACGCACGACGCCCTCACCCGCACCACGGCCGAGCGCGACCAGCGCACCGCCGAGCTGCACGCGCTGGGACAGGCGAAGGACGCCCTGGAGCAGGACCTCACCGGGCAGATCGGCCAGCTGCGCGGCGAGCTGTCGGAGACGCTGGGCAACTACGAGGCCGAACGGGCCGCGCACGAGAAGCTCGCCGCCGAGACGAGCGCGCAGATCGAGGCCCTCACGAACGAGCGCGACGGGCTGCGCTCGGAGCTGGAGGCCACCAGCCAGACGCTGCTCCAGACCCAGGAGGCGCTGGCCGCCACGCGCGACCACCTCGCCCGGGAGCAGCAGGCCCACGCGGGCACCCGGCAGCAGGCCGCCGCCACCCAGTCCGGCCTCGAGGCGGAGCTCAACGACGCGCGCAACCAGGTGGAGGACCTGGGCGAACAGCTCACCATCACCAAGCACGAGCTGGGCGCCAAGGTCGCCGAGGTCACCCACCTGACCTCGCAGCTGGCGCAGGTGGAGGACGCCCGCGCCACCCTCAAGGAGCGCCTGGACACCCTCACCGAGGAGTCCCAGCGCCGCGAGGAGCTGCTCCAGAACGACCTGGCCACCAAGGGCAAGGAGCTGTCGGACACCCTGCGCAAGCTCACCCAGGTGACGCAGGAGAAGATGCGTCAGGCCGAGGTGCTCAACCGCGAGGTGGCCACCCGCACCGAGCAGCTCAAGGCCCTGGAGACGAAGCTCCAGACACAGGCCGCGGACGCCAAGCGCCACGCGGACGGCCTGGGCCAGCAGATGGCCGGCCTCAACAACCAGCTCGAGCTGGCGAAGAAGGCCCTGGGCGAGCGCGACGAGCAGCTGCGCGCCGCGAACGTCGCCCACCAGAAGCTCGGCCAGGAGCGCGATGGGGTCGCCGCCCAGCTCCAGCAGTCCGAGGCCCGCCTCCAGCAGCAGACGCAGGCCGCGGCCCAGGAGCGCGCGGACGCCAAGCGCGCGGCGGACGAACTGGCCGCGAAGCTCGCCAAGGCCGAGCAGCGCGTCGCCCAGCTCACCCAGGAGGCCCAGAAGAGCGCCGCCGAACACGACGCCAAGGCCAAGGACCTCCAGGCCCAGCTCGCCGCCCGCGCCAAGAAGGCGCAGGACCTGGAGCTCGCGCTGGAGAACGCCCAGGGCGCCAAGGCCCGCGCGGAGAAGGAGCTGAACGCGAAGGTCTCCGCCGCCGAAGGCAAGGCCAACGAGGCCGCCGCCCGGCTCGCCACCGCCCAGAAGGAGCGCAAGGACCTGGAGGCCCGTCAGGCCAAGGAGCTCGAGGACCTGTCCGCCAAGCAGAAGGCGGAGCTGGAGCGCCGCGACGCCATCAAGGCCCAGGAGGTCGCCCGCCTGCAGCAGTCCGTGCAGGAGAAGAGCAAGGCCCTCAAGGTCGCCGAACTGGAACTGGCGCGCTTCAAGAGCAAGGCCCCCGCCACCCCCGCCCCCGTCGCCGCCAAGGCCGCCAAGGCCGCTCCGCCACCGGAGGACGACGACCTGGCCATCCGCACCCAGTTGAACCAGACCATCCCCCCGGCCGCCGCCGCGCCCGCGCCCGCCGCCAAGGCCCCGAAGGCCGCCGCGAAGAGCGCCCCCGCCGCGAAGAAGGCCCCCGCGCCCGCCCCCACCCCCGTGGGCCTGGGCGAGGAGTCCGAGCCCACCGACCGCACCATGGTCGTCCAGCTCCCCAACGCGGCGGCCAAGGAGGACGACGACTGGACCGCGCTGGTCGACGAGCTCGACAAGTAG
- a CDS encoding glycosyltransferase family 4 protein yields the protein MSDLPRLLLCSFDVIPGPSGSSRRLTEYLKALPDRFSVVVLSAKTPDHSHIEKYQGARLLRVPVGSGDLASRIQSFERAVRRQLESEDYALAHFTDPFGGYALCELKGDYGYRLIYEAQTFPSQELRYTHPQTEGDRRFLSKVRRQELFCLMNADLIVTGSQTTRGYIQSLGASEELIRVVRAPVDLKPFEPDVLGAPDGDPFRLMYLGSHVGWQGLPTLLRAVALASEQVDVRLTLVGAQHPDWQPHLDDLVKDLGLKERVEFQAPVHHDDVAKVLALADAGVLALDDVERNRLQGGPLAKVSEYFAAGRPVIAADLPVTRELLPEDAAVFFPPGDSRAMAERIIELAKDIPQRVALGRRARAHAEASLDAGVIRGQLLDLYDSLLEKRVGPVPSTSEDDLPAPTMVTGTPTSRLATLAPPDSGRVRIPQPEKRDVPVEKAPAPAPVDDAPVVMGTALDDGFDTRLVKTEPDSRPVEMPVVMGLPLRERAPRAATPSASAPSESPEKEASSVEGAQGVVVGTPIAIGADPTPVTPMRAASEGDSADDARGDVSAKDRAPGSTEDEAPDARHPAPALGDEPPPPTPVAPRHGRSQDSTSGEEEERHADAPSSEGVEARAEEDDAASRDVVEEPAPSTPATKTASALRHDESPAPGAWTPAQVPLDEAPAPTPVDKTPAAGKVDEADSAREEFSSPTPVVKVPAPLPLDEPPSPTPIIKGPASLMKGDEPPSSPPVKGTASEMKGDEPPSPPPIIKGPASLMRGDEPPSPTPIIKIPVSLTSEEPPSPTPVVRAPAPLPLDEPPSPTPIIKAPASLTRDDALTPQTSVKVPPPPSRESTTSSRMNGASSHDEAPAPTPIVPARSILASRSTTSRVETPSRRMAPLTTPAKGSPSAVESDRPSGRSNSSGTDAERHSGRSGNGASEADRPSGRTHSVGTDPERHSSRLSASGTESDRPSGRTHSVGTESLRPSTSSTESGRASTGNDSERGVSGSRPALEGERLPPIIRPNAPPEHARVTASRSSTTESERSPPVLTRHMGTTERNTSVRGDTSDADRVPPILRPNNAVSEAERPPALPPRAATPPPVPRQRPPRLQSIDGPPRLEPVGDVTPRSGIPPRDPEDEPEEISEDEAHAIDEPEEGSPTPPHSRPRLDEPDEISSDEVEDAELSVSGAARLIDEDELQEAEADEATGDAAPEEDGPAPEPLASTLNPWFAQLAHGYCPPEGTRFARHTPPTTFPGRDEDTDPSRLQPSTRQHGTVRGKGS from the coding sequence TTGAGCGACCTGCCCAGACTGCTCCTGTGCAGCTTCGACGTCATCCCCGGTCCTTCGGGCTCGTCACGCCGTTTGACCGAGTACCTCAAGGCGTTGCCGGACCGCTTCTCCGTGGTCGTGCTCTCGGCGAAGACGCCGGACCACTCCCACATCGAGAAGTACCAGGGCGCCCGGCTGCTGCGCGTGCCCGTGGGCTCCGGGGACCTGGCCTCGCGCATCCAGTCCTTCGAGCGGGCCGTGCGGCGTCAGTTGGAGAGCGAGGACTACGCGCTGGCCCACTTCACCGACCCGTTCGGGGGCTACGCCCTGTGCGAGCTGAAGGGGGACTACGGTTACCGGCTCATCTACGAGGCCCAGACTTTCCCCTCCCAGGAGCTGCGCTACACGCACCCCCAGACGGAGGGCGACCGTCGCTTCCTCTCCAAGGTGCGCAGGCAGGAGCTGTTCTGCCTGATGAACGCGGACCTCATCGTCACGGGTTCGCAGACGACGCGCGGGTACATCCAGTCGCTGGGCGCGAGCGAGGAGCTCATCCGCGTGGTGCGCGCGCCCGTGGACCTCAAGCCCTTCGAGCCGGACGTCCTGGGCGCGCCGGATGGAGACCCCTTCCGGTTGATGTACCTGGGCAGCCACGTGGGCTGGCAGGGGTTGCCCACGCTGCTGCGCGCGGTGGCGCTCGCGAGCGAGCAGGTCGACGTGAGGCTCACCCTGGTGGGCGCGCAGCACCCGGACTGGCAGCCCCACCTCGACGACCTGGTGAAGGACCTGGGGCTCAAGGAGCGGGTGGAGTTCCAGGCCCCCGTTCACCATGACGACGTGGCCAAGGTGCTCGCGCTCGCGGACGCGGGTGTGCTCGCGCTCGACGACGTGGAGCGCAACCGGTTGCAGGGCGGCCCCTTGGCGAAGGTGTCGGAGTACTTCGCGGCGGGGCGACCGGTCATCGCGGCGGATCTCCCGGTCACCCGCGAGCTGCTCCCCGAGGACGCCGCGGTGTTCTTCCCGCCGGGTGACAGCCGGGCGATGGCCGAGCGGATCATCGAGCTGGCGAAGGACATCCCCCAGCGCGTGGCCCTGGGTCGGCGCGCTCGGGCCCACGCGGAGGCTTCGCTGGACGCGGGTGTCATCCGCGGGCAGCTGTTGGATCTCTACGATTCGTTGTTGGAGAAGCGCGTCGGCCCCGTGCCCAGCACGAGCGAGGACGACCTGCCCGCGCCCACGATGGTGACGGGCACGCCGACGAGCCGGCTGGCCACGCTCGCGCCCCCGGACAGTGGACGCGTGCGCATCCCCCAGCCGGAGAAGCGCGACGTCCCCGTCGAGAAGGCCCCCGCGCCGGCGCCGGTCGACGACGCGCCGGTGGTGATGGGGACGGCGCTCGACGATGGGTTCGATACGCGGTTGGTGAAGACGGAACCTGATTCACGTCCCGTCGAGATGCCCGTCGTGATGGGGCTCCCCCTGCGGGAGCGCGCGCCTCGGGCCGCGACGCCGAGCGCCTCCGCGCCATCGGAGTCCCCTGAGAAGGAGGCTTCCTCCGTGGAGGGCGCCCAGGGTGTCGTGGTGGGCACGCCCATCGCGATTGGCGCCGACCCGACTCCCGTCACGCCCATGCGCGCCGCGTCCGAAGGAGACAGTGCCGACGACGCGCGTGGCGATGTTTCCGCGAAGGACCGCGCGCCAGGGTCGACCGAGGACGAGGCCCCGGACGCGCGTCACCCGGCGCCCGCGCTCGGTGACGAGCCGCCCCCTCCGACGCCCGTCGCCCCCCGGCACGGTCGGTCGCAGGATTCCACGTCGGGAGAGGAGGAGGAGCGCCACGCGGACGCGCCGTCCTCGGAGGGAGTCGAAGCGCGGGCCGAGGAGGATGACGCCGCATCGCGCGACGTCGTCGAAGAGCCCGCGCCCTCGACACCGGCCACGAAGACCGCGTCCGCGCTTCGCCACGACGAATCGCCCGCCCCTGGGGCCTGGACGCCAGCGCAGGTTCCCCTCGATGAGGCGCCCGCGCCAACGCCGGTCGACAAGACGCCGGCCGCCGGGAAGGTCGATGAAGCCGACTCGGCGCGCGAGGAGTTCTCCTCCCCGACTCCCGTCGTCAAGGTGCCGGCGCCGCTTCCGCTCGACGAACCGCCTTCACCAACGCCTATCATCAAGGGCCCTGCGTCACTGATGAAGGGTGACGAGCCTCCGTCATCGCCCCCCGTCAAGGGGACGGCTTCGGAGATGAAGGGTGACGAGCCTCCGTCGCCGCCCCCCATCATCAAGGGGCCGGCGTCGTTGATGAGGGGTGACGAGCCACCTTCGCCGACGCCCATCATCAAGATTCCCGTCTCGCTGACGAGCGAAGAGCCCCCTTCGCCCACGCCGGTCGTCAGGGCCCCGGCGCCACTTCCACTCGACGAGCCGCCTTCGCCGACGCCCATCATCAAGGCCCCGGCCTCGCTGACCCGCGACGATGCGCTGACGCCACAGACCAGCGTCAAGGTCCCGCCTCCACCGTCCCGCGAATCGACGACGAGTTCTCGGATGAACGGAGCGTCGAGCCACGACGAAGCGCCCGCGCCGACACCGATCGTGCCCGCGCGCTCCATCCTGGCGAGCCGTAGCACCACCTCCCGCGTGGAGACCCCCTCGCGACGGATGGCGCCGCTGACGACTCCGGCGAAGGGCTCTCCTTCCGCCGTCGAGTCGGACCGCCCCTCGGGACGCTCGAACAGCTCCGGAACCGATGCCGAGCGTCACTCGGGTCGGAGCGGCAACGGAGCATCCGAGGCGGACCGCCCCTCGGGCCGGACGCACTCCGTGGGCACCGACCCAGAGCGACACTCGAGCCGCCTCTCGGCCTCGGGCACCGAGTCGGACCGACCCTCCGGTCGGACGCACTCCGTGGGCACCGAGTCGCTCCGCCCCTCGACCTCGAGCACCGAATCGGGCCGCGCCTCGACCGGCAACGACTCCGAGCGCGGGGTGTCGGGTTCCCGTCCCGCCCTCGAGGGAGAGCGGCTCCCGCCCATCATCCGCCCGAACGCCCCGCCCGAGCATGCGCGTGTCACGGCGTCGCGCTCGAGCACCACCGAATCGGAGCGCTCACCGCCCGTGCTGACGCGTCACATGGGCACGACCGAGCGCAACACCTCGGTACGGGGTGATACATCCGACGCGGATCGGGTTCCTCCCATCCTCCGCCCGAACAACGCCGTCAGCGAGGCGGAGCGTCCACCAGCGCTTCCCCCCCGAGCGGCGACGCCACCTCCGGTCCCCCGCCAACGCCCCCCGCGCCTCCAGTCCATCGACGGACCACCTCGCCTCGAACCGGTGGGAGACGTTACGCCCCGCTCGGGCATCCCCCCTCGGGACCCCGAGGACGAACCCGAGGAGATCTCCGAGGACGAGGCCCACGCCATCGACGAGCCCGAAGAGGGCTCACCTACTCCGCCCCACTCGCGCCCACGTCTCGACGAGCCGGATGAGATCAGCAGCGACGAGGTGGAGGACGCGGAGCTGTCCGTCAGCGGCGCCGCGCGGTTGATCGACGAGGACGAGCTCCAGGAGGCCGAGGCGGACGAGGCGACTGGCGACGCCGCGCCCGAGGAGGACGGCCCCGCCCCGGAGCCCCTCGCCTCGACGCTCAACCCGTGGTTCGCCCAGCTCGCCCACGGCTACTGTCCTCCAGAAGGCACGCGGTTCGCCCGTCACACGCCGCCCACCACCTTCCCGGGGCGGGACGAGGACACGGATCCATCCCGCCTGCAGCCGTCGACCCGTCAACACGGGACCGTCCGCGGCAAGGGCTCGTGA
- a CDS encoding DUF4912 domain-containing protein, with translation MDDLKSVTVGSLRELARKHLGSDYRKLKKREWIAALVASVPELARLARFLVFSELRKRLVDPGPHAPPSPAAVSGAHVPSAHPNDGAATDGPPERIEHSGSGRALTVEQVPTGRAPEPSGPTHSARPAHVVTFHPKPRVTREPIVMSPPSEPTPASTEKSSGTEAPMAQHPAEPVVEGFFVARVQGEPEVRRHHLQEAEAAETTRASGDLDEGLGGVPSEYADDVVLLLVRDPHTLFALWDFKAATRARAMQGLDSPRAVLRLFDGEALVREVDCPLDARGFYLRDLPAGRAYRLEVHFVGQDGRAQRIGSSSNRASLPSEGVSTDTTVRFMSAPGTPPAAEPSPGAAAAPRVEVREYVTWRRVPLPGSEGHQQVPEVHREHITHEVGVPVEVAGAGPHLETLARPAGASDERYAVTRRYLEERGRAPGASEQRYGDFASEAGAAVPRARTYEYLAVSRGEGGASEWRYESPSRPVPAAPGARPPYRHLDLDLLRARGGASDMRYAIAIDADARASDSRSFDARPRAPGASDLRYFDSPRRPSGASESRRPTPPPPPGARVVPREEGAASRASSAPSPEWATSAAPRDVVPEASTPGGAGERPRDTRPASSEPKASASTPSVDHILEAGYFEHPSSAARLLVDGVRGATAERDEVAPKEASATAQPREPASPALAGAPALRLFEASVKGSGMSDLRSFEAAPGAIGVTENPKPPSPARKPPSSRRRRRS, from the coding sequence ATGGACGACCTCAAGAGCGTGACCGTCGGTTCCCTGCGGGAGCTGGCTCGGAAGCACCTGGGGAGCGACTACCGCAAGCTCAAGAAGAGGGAGTGGATCGCCGCGCTGGTGGCCTCCGTGCCCGAGCTCGCCCGGCTCGCCCGGTTCCTGGTCTTCTCCGAATTGCGCAAGCGTCTGGTGGATCCAGGGCCCCACGCTCCGCCGAGCCCCGCCGCCGTGTCCGGGGCCCATGTCCCGAGCGCTCACCCGAATGACGGCGCCGCGACGGACGGGCCCCCGGAGCGCATCGAGCACTCCGGGAGTGGGCGCGCCCTCACGGTCGAACAGGTGCCGACCGGCCGGGCTCCGGAGCCCTCCGGGCCGACCCACTCCGCACGCCCGGCGCACGTGGTGACGTTTCATCCCAAGCCGCGTGTCACCCGAGAGCCCATCGTCATGTCGCCGCCGTCCGAACCCACTCCCGCCTCGACGGAGAAATCCTCTGGGACTGAAGCGCCCATGGCGCAGCATCCCGCGGAGCCGGTGGTGGAGGGGTTCTTCGTGGCGAGGGTGCAAGGGGAGCCGGAGGTGCGCCGTCACCACCTCCAGGAAGCGGAGGCCGCGGAGACGACCCGTGCGTCGGGGGACCTCGACGAGGGGCTCGGTGGGGTGCCGAGCGAGTACGCCGACGACGTGGTGTTGCTGCTCGTGAGGGATCCGCACACCCTCTTCGCGCTCTGGGACTTCAAGGCCGCCACGCGTGCGCGGGCGATGCAGGGATTGGATTCGCCCCGGGCGGTGCTGAGGCTCTTCGATGGAGAGGCCCTGGTTCGAGAGGTGGACTGCCCGCTCGACGCGCGAGGCTTCTACCTGCGCGACCTGCCCGCCGGCCGCGCCTACCGGCTGGAGGTGCATTTCGTCGGGCAGGATGGGCGAGCGCAGCGGATCGGGTCCTCCAGCAACCGCGCGTCGCTGCCCTCGGAGGGCGTGTCGACGGACACCACCGTGCGCTTCATGAGCGCGCCGGGCACGCCCCCCGCCGCCGAGCCGTCACCGGGCGCGGCCGCCGCGCCACGGGTCGAGGTGCGCGAGTACGTCACCTGGCGTCGGGTGCCCCTGCCCGGGAGCGAAGGGCACCAGCAGGTGCCGGAGGTCCACCGCGAGCACATCACCCACGAGGTGGGGGTTCCCGTCGAGGTGGCGGGCGCCGGCCCGCACCTGGAGACGCTCGCGCGTCCCGCCGGGGCCTCGGACGAGCGCTACGCGGTCACACGTCGGTACCTCGAGGAGCGGGGGCGTGCACCGGGTGCCTCGGAGCAGCGTTACGGCGACTTCGCGAGCGAAGCGGGGGCCGCCGTGCCGCGAGCGCGGACCTACGAGTACCTGGCCGTGTCCCGTGGGGAGGGGGGCGCCTCCGAGTGGCGCTACGAGTCTCCGTCGCGGCCCGTCCCCGCCGCGCCGGGCGCCCGGCCTCCCTATCGCCACCTGGACCTGGACCTCCTGCGCGCGCGAGGCGGGGCCTCCGACATGCGCTACGCGATCGCCATCGACGCGGACGCGCGAGCGTCGGACTCGCGGTCCTTCGATGCACGTCCTCGCGCCCCCGGGGCCTCGGACCTGCGCTATTTCGATTCGCCTCGCCGCCCGTCGGGCGCCTCCGAGTCCCGGCGTCCGACGCCACCTCCGCCCCCCGGGGCGCGCGTCGTCCCGAGGGAGGAAGGGGCCGCGTCGCGCGCCTCGTCCGCGCCATCTCCCGAATGGGCCACGAGCGCCGCGCCCCGCGATGTCGTGCCCGAGGCCTCCACTCCGGGCGGGGCAGGGGAGCGGCCCCGCGACACGCGGCCCGCGTCATCCGAGCCGAAGGCCAGCGCCTCCACGCCGTCCGTGGACCACATCCTCGAGGCCGGCTACTTCGAGCACCCTTCGTCCGCGGCGAGGCTGCTCGTGGACGGAGTCCGCGGCGCGACGGCCGAGCGGGACGAAGTCGCTCCGAAGGAGGCCTCCGCCACGGCGCAGCCGCGCGAGCCCGCTTCGCCGGCGCTCGCCGGCGCCCCCGCCCTGCGGCTGTTCGAGGCGTCGGTGAAGGGGTCGGGCATGTCCGACCTGCGCTCCTTCGAGGCCGCGCCGGGCGCCATCGGCGTCACCGAGAACCCGAAGCCACCTTCTCCCGCGCGCAAGCCTCCGTCCAGCCGTCGCCGCCGTCGTTCGTGA